Proteins encoded together in one Anaerotignum propionicum DSM 1682 window:
- a CDS encoding lysylphosphatidylglycerol synthase transmembrane domain-containing protein: MSKRKIVGNFLFLVFLFIGMVYYVFHGKDMAKIMDQISNANMFYWICAVICVIMFIGCESVIIFYLMRNIRQKIKLTHCFLYSFIGFFFSCITPSASGGQPAQVYFMRKDNIPVEISTLVLMIVTITYKMVLIALGIGVLIARPQQILHSIAPAKGIFYLGLILNIVVVGFMIFMIFDTTLAKHILNNVIEFLSSFKVIKKTEKLNIRVHTAIEKYKDAASYFRRNKVVVWNVFLISVLQRLFLFYVTYLVYKSFGLRGTGFLTIIFLQGVISVAVDMLPFPGGVGISEKLFLLIFTPIFGHITLPAMVVSRGLSYYTELLLSALLTAVAYFRMVLDRREEIK; this comes from the coding sequence ATGAGTAAAAGAAAAATAGTTGGAAACTTTTTGTTTTTGGTTTTCCTTTTTATAGGTATGGTGTACTATGTTTTTCATGGTAAAGACATGGCAAAAATTATGGATCAGATAAGTAACGCAAATATGTTTTACTGGATATGCGCGGTTATTTGCGTTATTATGTTTATTGGATGTGAATCAGTTATTATATTTTACCTTATGAGAAATATTCGGCAAAAGATTAAGCTTACCCATTGTTTTCTTTATTCATTTATAGGCTTTTTCTTTAGTTGCATAACACCCTCGGCCAGCGGGGGGCAACCTGCTCAAGTTTATTTTATGAGAAAAGATAACATTCCTGTAGAAATATCTACATTAGTACTTATGATTGTGACTATCACTTACAAAATGGTATTAATCGCTCTAGGCATAGGCGTTTTAATTGCTAGACCACAGCAAATTCTGCATAGTATTGCTCCTGCCAAAGGGATTTTTTATTTAGGGTTGATTCTAAATATTGTGGTAGTTGGGTTTATGATTTTTATGATTTTTGATACAACCTTGGCAAAACACATATTAAACAATGTGATAGAGTTCCTTAGTAGTTTCAAGGTAATTAAAAAAACAGAAAAATTAAATATCAGAGTGCATACGGCAATTGAAAAGTACAAAGATGCCGCTTCTTATTTTAGAAGAAATAAAGTTGTTGTATGGAATGTATTTCTGATATCGGTTTTGCAACGCTTGTTTTTATTTTATGTTACTTATTTAGTGTATAAATCATTTGGTTTGCGTGGAACCGGCTTTTTAACAATTATTTTTTTACAAGGTGTAATATCGGTTGCGGTAGATATGTTGCCGTTTCCGGGGGGCGTGGGAATCAGTGAGAAATTGTTTTTATTGATTTTTACACCAATCTTTGGACATATTACGTTACCGGCTATGGTGGTAAGTAGAGGACTTAGTTATTATACTGAATTATTGCTGAGTGCTTTATTAACTGCTGTTGCTTATTTTAGAATGGTTTTAGACAGAAGGGAAGAAATAAAATGA
- a CDS encoding CDP-alcohol phosphatidyltransferase family protein — protein MIGFYDYTVIATYIGLASTVFGMTQVIDGRFRTAIFCLALSGLCDMFDGKIARTKKNRTDDEKMFGIQIDSLSDVVCFGIFPAMIGYVLGVKGVFGGLIITFYCVAAVIRLGFFNVLETGRQQVEGGGNKYYHGLPVTSIAVILPLVFLLNFLLPTGMIEYVLMGTLLLVGILFIVDFKFKKPTNKQLFVLVLIVACAVITNMLFSEYRIKHTTERERPLIQTIEDNK, from the coding sequence ATGATTGGTTTTTATGATTATACGGTCATAGCTACTTATATTGGTTTGGCGAGCACTGTATTTGGTATGACACAGGTGATTGATGGCAGGTTTAGGACAGCTATTTTTTGTCTTGCATTATCAGGTCTTTGTGACATGTTTGATGGGAAAATTGCCAGGACCAAAAAAAATCGTACTGATGATGAAAAAATGTTTGGAATACAAATTGATTCTTTAAGTGATGTTGTTTGTTTTGGAATATTTCCGGCGATGATTGGTTATGTGCTGGGGGTTAAAGGTGTTTTTGGTGGACTTATTATAACATTTTATTGTGTTGCAGCTGTAATTCGATTGGGTTTCTTCAATGTTCTGGAAACAGGAAGACAACAAGTGGAAGGGGGCGGAAATAAGTATTATCATGGACTACCCGTTACCTCAATCGCAGTAATTTTACCACTGGTATTTCTTCTAAACTTCTTATTACCAACGGGGATGATTGAGTATGTACTTATGGGAACACTTCTTTTAGTGGGAATACTATTTATTGTAGATTTTAAATTTAAGAAGCCAACAAACAAACAACTTTTTGTTTTGGTTTTGATTGTTGCGTGTGCAGTTATAACAAATATGCTCTTTTCTGAGTATCGCATAAAGCATACCACAGAACGAGAAAGACCTTTGATTCAGACCATAGAGGATAATAAATGA
- a CDS encoding phosphatidylserine decarboxylase → MGMLLLREIVKPKYSILMGRFLNLRISKILITPFIVLNKIDMTEYKVCKFKSYNDFFTREIKKEKRKVDFLPEHFIAPSDGKLSVFAIDDSSHFKIKNTSYTIRSLLRSTSLAEKYQGGTLLVFRLTVDDYHRYCYIDDGHKSKNYHIPGVLHTVNPVANDKLKIYKENTREFTILKSKNFGNLLIMEVGALFVGKIMNHHEEGTVVRGEEKGKFEFGGSTIIVCAEKGTIKIDQDISKNTSLGIETIVKMGEKIGTAQTAKSR, encoded by the coding sequence ATGGGAATGCTTTTGCTCCGTGAAATTGTAAAACCGAAATATTCAATTCTAATGGGCCGTTTCCTAAACCTCAGGATTTCAAAAATACTGATTACACCATTTATTGTTTTAAACAAGATTGATATGACAGAATATAAAGTGTGTAAGTTTAAATCCTACAATGATTTTTTTACTAGGGAAATTAAAAAAGAGAAACGAAAAGTAGACTTTTTACCTGAGCATTTTATTGCCCCCAGTGATGGCAAATTAAGCGTATTTGCAATTGATGACTCCAGTCATTTCAAAATCAAAAATACTTCCTACACGATAAGAAGTTTGCTAAGAAGTACAAGTTTAGCCGAAAAATATCAAGGTGGGACTTTATTGGTTTTTCGATTAACAGTAGATGATTATCATAGATATTGCTATATTGATGATGGACATAAATCGAAGAATTATCATATACCGGGCGTATTACACACAGTAAACCCCGTTGCAAATGATAAATTGAAAATTTATAAAGAAAATACCAGAGAGTTTACAATACTGAAGAGTAAAAACTTTGGGAATCTACTCATAATGGAAGTTGGCGCATTGTTTGTAGGAAAGATTATGAATCATCATGAAGAGGGTACTGTTGTACGTGGTGAAGAAAAAGGCAAATTTGAATTTGGAGGATCGACAATTATTGTCTGTGCAGAAAAAGGAACAATAAAAATTGATCAAGATATTTCGAAAAATACAAGCTTAGGCATTGAAACTATCGTAAAAATGGGAGAGAAGATTGGAACTGCTCAAACAGCAAAAAGTAGATAG